The Cellulomonas sp. S1-8 genome has a window encoding:
- the arsM gene encoding arsenite methyltransferase: MADIRDQVRERYARAATQVGATSGCCGSDSATSCGGPNAPEVDERFGAALYAAHDTDALPVEAVAASLGCGNPLLVADLREGERVLDLGSGGGIDVLLSARRVGPTGFAHGVDMTDEMLELARANAAKAGATNVAFHRGTIEDLPLPDASVDVVISNCVVNLSPDKPAVLAEAFRVLVPGGRLGISDVVAEDHLSPEQRAERGSYVGCIAGALSRGEYLDGLAAAGFLDATVTFTHPVADGMHGAIVQARRPGA; encoded by the coding sequence ATGGCGGACATCCGGGACCAGGTGCGCGAGCGGTACGCACGGGCGGCGACGCAGGTCGGCGCGACGAGCGGCTGCTGCGGCAGCGACAGCGCCACGAGCTGTGGGGGGCCGAACGCCCCCGAGGTCGACGAGCGCTTCGGCGCCGCCCTTTACGCGGCCCACGACACCGACGCCCTGCCCGTGGAGGCCGTCGCCGCCTCCCTCGGGTGCGGCAACCCGCTGCTCGTCGCCGACCTGCGCGAGGGCGAGCGGGTGCTCGACCTCGGGTCCGGCGGCGGCATCGACGTGCTGCTGTCCGCCCGCCGCGTCGGCCCCACGGGCTTCGCCCACGGCGTCGACATGACCGACGAGATGCTCGAGCTCGCGCGCGCCAACGCCGCGAAGGCCGGCGCGACCAACGTGGCGTTCCACCGCGGCACGATCGAGGACCTCCCGCTGCCGGACGCGAGCGTCGACGTCGTCATCTCCAACTGCGTCGTCAACCTGTCCCCGGACAAGCCGGCCGTGCTGGCCGAGGCGTTCCGCGTCCTGGTCCCCGGCGGGCGCCTCGGCATCTCCGACGTCGTCGCCGAGGACCACCTGAGCCCGGAGCAGCGGGCGGAGCGCGGCTCGTACGTCGGGTGCATCGCCGGGGCGCTGTCGCGCGGCGAATACCTCGACGGGCTCGCGGCGGCCGGCTTCCTCGACGCGACCGTGACGTTCACGCACCCGGTGGCCGACGGCATGCACGGGGCGATCGTGCAGGCACGGAGGCCCGGGGCCTGA
- a CDS encoding SAM-dependent methyltransferase, which produces MTALEGLRTGRHPRSSTYDAAWLVGLDMGPNPLWLLEDLAQDLGLRPGMRVLDLGSGRGATSVFLAHEFGVQVVAADLWVSPDDAAAVFAAAGVGDRVLAVRAEAHALPFGARSFDAVVSIDAFEYFGTSEHYLPSLARFVVPGGGIGVATPALRTEVGDVEALPPHVRACVGWEALAWHTPRWWEQRWAATGAVDAVRARWQDDGWHDWLVWQRAVAEASGTQEDGVLAMLEADQGRHIGFTLVTARAVAGPSSTP; this is translated from the coding sequence GTGACCGCACTCGAAGGCCTGCGGACCGGGCGCCACCCCCGGTCGTCCACCTACGACGCCGCCTGGCTGGTCGGGCTGGACATGGGCCCGAACCCGTTGTGGCTGCTCGAGGACCTCGCGCAGGACCTGGGCCTGCGACCCGGCATGCGCGTGCTCGACCTCGGCTCGGGTCGCGGCGCCACCTCGGTCTTCCTGGCCCACGAGTTCGGCGTGCAGGTCGTCGCGGCCGACCTGTGGGTCTCGCCCGACGACGCCGCCGCGGTGTTCGCCGCGGCCGGGGTCGGCGACCGGGTGCTCGCCGTGCGGGCGGAGGCCCATGCCCTGCCGTTCGGCGCCCGCAGCTTCGACGCGGTCGTCAGCATCGACGCCTTCGAGTACTTCGGCACCTCCGAGCACTACCTGCCCTCCCTGGCGCGGTTCGTCGTGCCCGGCGGCGGGATCGGCGTCGCCACCCCGGCGCTCCGGACCGAGGTGGGCGACGTGGAGGCGCTCCCGCCGCACGTCCGCGCGTGCGTCGGATGGGAGGCGCTGGCCTGGCACACCCCGCGGTGGTGGGAGCAGCGCTGGGCGGCGACCGGGGCGGTCGACGCCGTCCGGGCGCGCTGGCAGGACGACGGCTGGCACGACTGGCTGGTCTGGCAGCGGGCCGTCGCCGAGGCGTCGGGGACGCAGGAGGACGGCGTCCTGGCGATGCTCGAGGCGGACCAGGGCCGGCACATCGGCTTCACGCTCGTCACCGCGCGGGCGGTCGCCGGCCCGTCGTCGACACCATGA
- a CDS encoding ArsR/SmtB family transcription factor codes for MTVDLGLVATTGRACCTPVTGEPLSAEAADDLARSLKALADPTRLRLLSIIAAHEGAEACVCDLTEPVGLSQPTVSHHLKVLADAGLVTRDKRGVWAYYALVPGAVTGLTAHLAAHLEASLGTPAR; via the coding sequence ATGACCGTCGACCTCGGACTCGTCGCGACGACCGGCCGCGCCTGCTGCACGCCGGTCACGGGGGAGCCGCTGAGCGCCGAGGCCGCCGACGACCTGGCCCGGTCCCTCAAGGCGCTGGCCGACCCCACACGGCTGCGACTCCTGTCGATCATCGCGGCGCACGAGGGTGCGGAGGCCTGCGTCTGCGACCTCACCGAACCGGTCGGCCTCTCGCAGCCGACGGTCTCCCACCACCTCAAGGTCCTCGCCGACGCCGGCCTCGTCACGCGCGACAAGCGCGGCGTGTGGGCGTACTACGCGCTCGTCCCGGGGGCTGTCACCGGCCTCACGGCGCACCTCGCCGCCCACCTCGAGGCCTCGCTCGGCACTCCCGCCCGCTGA
- a CDS encoding cellulase family glycosylhydrolase: MPVRRRTTTLATLATALAVTAATVAPAAAGPGHGPGHGRPPADAAAVVADMQPGWNLGNTLDAVGADETAWGNPRVTRELFDRLEKQGFDSVRIPVTWGQHQGPAPDHTIDPVVLDRVEEVVDLALAEGLYVLLDAHHDSWMWTHEMGTRHDEVLTQLTATWQQIADRFRDHPRTLLLESINEPQFAGVDDAQAYALLDELNIAFHDVVRGTGGHNADRVLVLPTLHTNADQPRLDALAATFATLDDPNLAATFHFYGYWPFSVNVAGGTRFDAAAMADMTGTFDRVRTTFVDQGVPVILGEYGLLGFDRHTGTIEQGEKLKFFEELGHQARTAAVTTMWWDNGQHLDRTTYRWKDPELFAQVASSWKGRSGVASTDQVFVRPGAVSDQVVTLQPNGRRFTGLYLGKKKLRSGTDYTLTGDTLTLPAALLTRLIGDGAYGEHAELHVRFDRGVPWRVDVVAADTPVLASATGTTEDFAVPTAFNGDRLATMEARYADGSNAGPHSWTSYKEFDVTFAPDTEAGRIVLRPAFFAETTDGVPVTLTFHFWSGDTVTYTVQRDGAAVTGAAAPAGTAAPAGTTGAAG; the protein is encoded by the coding sequence ATGCCCGTGAGACGACGTACGACGACCCTCGCGACCCTCGCCACCGCGCTGGCGGTGACCGCCGCGACCGTCGCGCCCGCCGCCGCCGGACCGGGCCACGGGCCCGGCCACGGCCGACCCCCGGCCGACGCCGCCGCCGTCGTCGCCGACATGCAGCCCGGCTGGAACCTCGGCAACACGCTCGACGCGGTCGGCGCCGACGAGACCGCATGGGGCAACCCGCGCGTCACGCGCGAGCTGTTCGACCGGCTCGAGAAGCAGGGCTTCGACTCGGTGCGCATCCCCGTCACCTGGGGGCAGCACCAGGGCCCGGCACCCGACCACACGATCGACCCCGTCGTCCTCGACCGTGTCGAGGAGGTCGTCGACCTCGCCCTCGCCGAAGGTCTGTACGTCCTGCTCGACGCCCACCACGACTCGTGGATGTGGACGCACGAGATGGGCACCCGGCACGACGAGGTGCTCACGCAGCTCACCGCGACGTGGCAGCAGATCGCCGACCGGTTCCGCGACCACCCCCGCACGCTGCTGCTCGAGAGCATCAACGAGCCGCAGTTCGCCGGCGTCGACGACGCACAGGCGTACGCGCTGCTCGACGAGCTGAACATCGCGTTCCACGACGTCGTGCGCGGCACCGGCGGACACAACGCGGACCGCGTCCTGGTGCTGCCGACGCTGCACACCAACGCCGACCAGCCGCGCCTCGACGCGCTGGCCGCGACGTTCGCGACGCTCGACGACCCGAACCTCGCGGCGACGTTCCACTTCTACGGCTACTGGCCGTTCAGCGTGAACGTCGCGGGCGGCACCCGGTTCGACGCGGCGGCGATGGCCGACATGACCGGCACGTTCGACCGCGTCCGCACCACGTTCGTCGACCAGGGCGTCCCCGTGATCCTCGGCGAGTACGGGCTGCTGGGCTTCGACCGGCACACCGGGACCATCGAGCAGGGCGAGAAGCTGAAGTTCTTCGAGGAGCTCGGCCACCAGGCGCGCACCGCCGCCGTCACCACGATGTGGTGGGACAACGGCCAGCACCTCGACCGCACGACGTACCGCTGGAAGGACCCGGAGCTGTTCGCGCAGGTCGCGTCCAGCTGGAAGGGCCGCTCGGGCGTCGCGTCGACCGACCAGGTGTTCGTCCGCCCGGGTGCCGTGAGCGACCAGGTCGTGACGCTGCAGCCGAACGGGCGCCGATTCACGGGCCTGTACCTGGGGAAGAAGAAGCTCAGGTCGGGCACGGACTACACCCTCACCGGTGACACGCTCACCCTCCCGGCCGCACTGCTCACCCGCCTGATCGGCGACGGCGCGTACGGCGAGCACGCGGAGCTGCACGTGCGGTTCGACCGCGGCGTCCCGTGGCGCGTCGACGTCGTCGCAGCCGACACCCCGGTGCTCGCGTCCGCCACCGGCACCACCGAGGACTTCGCCGTCCCGACGGCCTTCAACGGCGACCGCCTCGCGACCATGGAGGCCCGCTACGCCGACGGCTCGAACGCCGGCCCGCACTCCTGGACGTCGTACAAGGAGTTCGACGTGACGTTCGCCCCCGACACCGAGGCCGGCCGGATCGTCCTGCGCCCGGCGTTCTTCGCCGAGACCACCGACGGCGTCCCGGTGACACTGACGTTCCACTTCTGGAGCGGCGACACGGTCACGTACACGGTCCAGCGCGACGGCGCCGCGGTGACGGGCGCGGCAGCACCGGCCGGGACGGCAGCACCGGCCGGGACGACGGGCGCGGCCGGCTGA
- a CDS encoding DoxX family protein gives MLVALWIVNGLLALAFLGAGLLKVTRTNEQLRDAGMTWTEGFTSRQVTLIGVAEVLGALGLVLPLATGIAPVLAPVAAVALAGTMVGAVVVHVRRSESPAPAVALGVLSLVSAVLGFVVLLG, from the coding sequence GTGCTCGTCGCGCTCTGGATCGTCAACGGACTGCTCGCGCTGGCCTTCCTCGGTGCGGGCCTGCTCAAGGTGACCCGCACCAACGAGCAGCTGCGCGACGCGGGCATGACCTGGACGGAGGGCTTCACGTCCCGCCAGGTCACGCTCATCGGCGTCGCCGAGGTGCTCGGCGCCCTGGGGCTCGTGCTGCCGCTGGCCACCGGCATCGCTCCGGTGCTGGCACCGGTGGCGGCGGTGGCGCTCGCCGGGACGATGGTCGGGGCGGTCGTCGTCCACGTCCGCCGCTCCGAGTCACCCGCACCCGCGGTGGCCCTGGGTGTGCTGAGCCTCGTCAGCGCGGTGCTCGGCTTCGTCGTGCTGCTCGGCTGA